A window from Acinonyx jubatus isolate Ajub_Pintada_27869175 chromosome E1, VMU_Ajub_asm_v1.0, whole genome shotgun sequence encodes these proteins:
- the ANKRD13B gene encoding ankyrin repeat domain-containing protein 13B — protein sequence MIPANASVRKGPESKYPLHYLVWHNRHRELEKEVRAGQVDIEQLDPRGRTPLHLATTLGHLECARVLLAHGADVGRENRSGWTVLQEAVSTRDLELVQLVLRYRDYQRVVKRLAGIPVLLEKLRKAQDFYVEMKWEFTSWVPLVSKICPSDTYKVWKSGQNLRVDTTLLGFDHMTWQRGNRSFVFRGQDTSAVVMEIDHDRRVVYTETLALAGQDRELLLAAAQPTEEQVLSRLTAPVVTTQLDTKNISFERNKTGILGWRSEKTEMVNGYEAKVYGASNVELITRTRTEHLSEQHKGKVKGCKTPLQSFLGIAEQHGGPQNGTLITQTLSQANPTAITAEEYFNPNFELGNRDMGRPMELTTKTQKFKAKLWLCEEHPLSLCEQVAPIIDLMAVSNALFAKLRDFITLRLPPGFPVKIEIPIFHILNARITFGNLNGCDEPVPSVRGSPSSETPSPGSDSSSVSSSSSTTSCRGCEISPSLFEAPRGYSVLGGQREAATRDDDDDLLQFAIQQSLLEAGSEYDQVTIWEALTNSKPGTHPMSYDARRQDRSAPPTPQRQPAPPAALASVPSPRPSPRPGPGGHVFRSYDEQLRLAMELSAQEQEERRRRARLEEEELERILRLSLTEQ from the exons GTGGACATCGAGCAGCTGGATCCCCGTGGGCGGACCCCCCTGCACCTGGCCACCACACTGGGACACCTCGAGTGTGCCCGTGTGCTCCTGGCACATGGTGCAGATGTGGGCAGGGAGAATCGCAGCGGCTGGACAG tgcttCAGGAGGCTGTGAGTACCCGGGACCTGGAGCTGGTGCAGCTGGTGCTGAGGTACCGGGACTACCAGCGGGTGGTGAAGCGGTTGGCGGGCATCCCCGTGCTCCTGGAAAAGCTGCGCAAG GCCCAGGACTTCTATGTGGAGATGAAATGGGAGTTCACTAGCTGGG TGCCCTTGGTGTCCAAGATCTGCCCTAGTGACACCTACAAAGTGTGGAAGAGTGGGCAAAACCTGCGGGTAGATACCACGCTCTTGGGCTTTGACCACATGACGTGGCAGCGAGGGAACCGCAGCTTCGTCTTCAGGGGCCAAG ACACAAGCGCCGTGGTCATGGAGATTGACCACGACCGCCGGGTGGTGTACACAGAGACTCTGGCACTGGCTGGGCAGGACCGTGAGCTGCTGCTGGCTGCTGCCCAGCCCACTGAGGAGCAGGTGCTGAGCCGGCTTACCGCGCCCGTTGTCACCACGCAGCTTGACACCAAGAACATCTCCTTTGAGAG GAACAAGACTGGCATCCTGGGCTGGCGCAGTGAGAAGACAGAGATGGTGAATGGGTATGAAGCCAAG GTATACGGGGCATCCAATGTGGAGCTCATCACCCGGACACGGACAGAGCATCTTTCAGAACAGCACAAGGGCAAGGTCAAAG GCTGTAAGACACCTCTGCAGTCCTTCCTGGGAATTGCTGAACAGCACGGGGGCCCCCAAAATGGG ACCCTGATCACTCAGACTCTGAGCCAAGCCAACCCCACTGCCATCACTGCAGAAGAATACTTCAACCCCAACTTTGAGCTTGGCAACCGGGACATGGGCCGCCCCATGGAACTGACCACCAAGACACAGAA GTTCAAGGCCAAGCTGTGGCTGTGTGAGGAGCATCCCCTGTCCCTGTGTGAGCAGGTGGCCCCCATCATTGACCTCATGGCTGTCAGCAATGCGCTTTTCGCCAAGCTCCGGGATTTCATTACCCTGCGCCTGCCCCCTGGTTTTCCTGTCAAGATTG AAATCCCAATCTTCCACATCCTCAACGCTCGTATTACCTTCGGGAACCTCAATGGCTGTGACGAGCCAGTGCCATCGGTGCGAGGCAGCCCCAGCAGTGAGACCCCTTCCCCAGGCAGCGACTCCTCCAGCGTCAGCAGCTCCAGTTCCACGA CCTCCTGCCGCGGCTGCGAGATCTCCCCCTCGTTGTTCGAGGCCCCGCGCGGCTACAGCGTGCTGGGCGGCCAGAGGGAGGCGGCCACACGCGATGACGACGATGACCTGCTTCAGTTTGCCAtccagcagagcctgcttgaggcgGGTAGTGAGTATGATCAG GTCACTATCTGGGAGGCGCTAACCAACAGCAAGCCGGGCACTCACCCCATGTCCTACGACGCTCGCCGACAGGACAG GAGCGCCCCGCCTACGCCGCAGCGCCAGCCTGCGCCCCCCGCGGCCCTGGCGTCGGTGCCCAGCCCTCGGCCCAGCCCGCGCCCCGGCCCAGGTGGCCATGTGTTCCGGAGCTACGACGAGCAGCTGCGGCTGGCCATGGAGCTGTCGGCGCAGGAGCAGGaggagcggcggcggcgcgcgcgcctggaggaggaggagctggagcgCATCCTGCGGCTCTCACTGACGGAGCAGTAG